The proteins below come from a single Prolixibacter sp. NT017 genomic window:
- a CDS encoding V-type ATP synthase subunit E family protein, which produces MDNRLQELTDKIYQEGISKGNEEAEKIVSDARAEAEKILAEAKKKAENIVSDAEKKSAEFDQNTKSELKLASRQAVDALKQELVGIINGTITTSEVKAAMGDTKFIQKAIETAVKNWAVHNDETIDMQVLIPKEDEKAISDYFAGTAKGVLDKGFSIETVNDLKAGFQVAPADGSYKVSFTDEDFINFFKEFLRPKIVELLFEK; this is translated from the coding sequence ATGGACAACAGACTTCAAGAGCTGACTGATAAGATTTATCAGGAAGGAATCTCGAAAGGAAACGAGGAGGCCGAAAAAATTGTGTCCGATGCCCGTGCGGAGGCAGAGAAAATTTTGGCTGAAGCAAAGAAGAAAGCTGAGAATATCGTTTCTGATGCCGAGAAAAAATCAGCCGAATTCGATCAAAACACCAAATCCGAACTCAAGCTGGCTTCCCGCCAGGCAGTTGATGCCCTGAAGCAAGAACTCGTCGGTATCATTAACGGTACCATTACTACTTCCGAAGTAAAAGCAGCGATGGGGGATACCAAGTTTATCCAGAAAGCCATCGAAACTGCTGTGAAAAACTGGGCTGTACATAACGATGAAACCATCGACATGCAGGTTCTCATCCCCAAAGAGGACGAAAAAGCCATCAGCGATTACTTTGCCGGTACTGCAAAAGGCGTGCTCGATAAAGGTTTTTCTATCGAAACAGTAAATGACCTGAAAGCTGGTTTCCAGGTGGCTCCGGCCGACGGAAGCTACAAGGTTAGCTTTACTGATGAGGATTTCATCAACTTCTTCAAAGAGTTCTTGCGTCCGAAAATCGTTGAACTTCTTTTCGAAAAGTAA
- a CDS encoding DUF2764 family protein produces the protein MKKYYCLVAGLPEIRIDDNKQNFDLKEFKEELRANLSEGDFELIKLFYRKFDNLNLIAYLKDAEAKLDDRGNLTQDDFTEILRMVKEEENPKDERIPVYFKEFIPAWLEEKPLFPDMAWEDQLATLYYDDALKCRNEFFSSWFAFNLNVQNILTAINCRNYDLDLGPAIVGNSEIANTIRESNSKDFGLAAIFPYLDDVLHISEEANLYERERRIDALRWKWLEENAFFKYFTVEKVFAYLLQLEMIERWVKLSQETGLKIFRDFVQELQHSFEFPEEFKLNK, from the coding sequence ATGAAAAAATATTACTGTCTGGTTGCCGGGCTTCCCGAAATTCGCATAGATGACAACAAACAGAACTTCGATTTGAAGGAGTTCAAGGAGGAGTTGCGTGCCAACTTGTCGGAAGGCGATTTTGAGTTGATCAAACTCTTCTACCGGAAATTCGACAACCTGAACCTGATAGCATACCTGAAAGATGCCGAGGCTAAACTTGACGACCGGGGAAATCTAACTCAGGATGACTTCACTGAAATCCTTCGGATGGTGAAGGAGGAAGAAAATCCGAAAGATGAGCGAATTCCGGTGTACTTTAAAGAGTTTATTCCTGCCTGGCTCGAAGAAAAACCGCTGTTCCCCGATATGGCGTGGGAAGATCAGCTGGCAACGCTCTATTACGACGATGCCCTGAAATGCCGGAATGAATTCTTTAGCAGCTGGTTTGCCTTCAATCTGAATGTGCAGAATATCCTGACCGCTATCAACTGCCGGAACTATGACCTGGATCTGGGGCCGGCTATCGTTGGAAACAGCGAAATCGCCAATACCATTCGCGAAAGCAACTCGAAAGATTTTGGTCTGGCAGCCATCTTCCCTTACCTGGATGACGTGCTGCATATTTCTGAAGAGGCCAATCTTTATGAACGTGAACGTCGCATTGATGCACTCCGTTGGAAGTGGCTCGAAGAAAATGCATTCTTCAAGTATTTCACGGTAGAGAAAGTCTTTGCCTATCTGCTGCAACTCGAAATGATTGAACGATGGGTGAAACTGAGCCAGGAAACCGGCCTGAAGATTTTCCGCGATTTTGTTCAGGAACTGCAACACTCGTTCGAGTTCCCCGAAGAATTTAAATTAAACAAGTAA